Proteins from a single region of Neodiprion virginianus isolate iyNeoVirg1 chromosome 4, iyNeoVirg1.1, whole genome shotgun sequence:
- the LOC124302826 gene encoding lysine-rich arabinogalactan protein 19-like produces the protein MDPVYLAAASPLTKTSASNPPVPWILHPIEIPSRPLTRPPAVLLSLWDVRRARLTSPSYHRRIPAPVSPFPEPQRSFVSTATQTTDSEWESPVKTAENRRPPTPPSSPESRYTPPPRTETDPPRRPTSSLQPPPQFNKTKTIPIITGQPSL, from the coding sequence ATGGATCCTGTTTATCTGGCTGCGGCCAGCCCACTGACAAAAACATCAGCTTCAAACCCGCCAGTTCCTTGGATACTGCATCCGATCGAGATCCCATCACGGCCTCTCACCAGACCTCCAGCCGTGTTACTTTCCTTGTGGGATGTCCGGAGAGCCCGACTGACTTCACCAAGCTACCACAGACGCATCCCAGCTCCAGTCTCCCCATTTCCCGAGCCGCAGCGCTCGTTTGTGTCGACTGCCACCCAGACGACCGACAGTGAGTGGGAGTCTCCTGTAAAGACGGCTGAGAACCGCCGTCCCCCGACACCACCAAGCTCTCCAGAGAGCCGGTACACTCCGCCACCTAGGACTGAGACTGACCCCCCTCGACGGCCGACATCCTCACTGCAGCCTCCACCGCAATTTAACAAGACAAAAACCATTCCTATTATCACTGGGCAACCTTCACTTTAA